A portion of the Macaca mulatta isolate MMU2019108-1 chromosome 2, T2T-MMU8v2.0, whole genome shotgun sequence genome contains these proteins:
- the SEC61A1 gene encoding protein transport protein Sec61 subunit alpha isoform 1: MAIKFLEVIKPFCVILPEIQKPERKIQFKEKVLWTAITLFIFLVCCQIPLFGIMSSDSADPFYWMRVILASNRGTLMELGISPIVTSGLIMQLLAGAKIIEVGDTPKDRALFNGAQKLFGMIITIGQSIVYVMTGMYGDPSEMGAGICLLITIQLFVAGLIVLLLDELLQKGYGLGSGISLFIATNICETIVWKAFSPTTVNTGRGMEFEGAIIALFHLLATRTDKVRALREAFYRQNLPNLMNLIATIFVFAVVIYFQGFRVDLPIKSARYRGQYNTYPIKLFYTSNIPIILQSALVSNLYVISQMLSARFSGNLLVSLLGTWSDTSSGGPARAYPVGGLCYYLSPPESFGSVLEDPVHAVVYIVFMLGSCAFFSKTWIEVSGSSAKDVAKQLKEQQMVMRGHRETSMVHELNRYIPTAAAFGGLCIGALSVLADFLGAIGSGTGILLAVTIIYQYFEIFVKEQSEVGSMGALLF, encoded by the exons ATTCAGTTTAAAGAGAAAGTGCTGTGGACCGCTATCACCCTCTTTATCTTCTTAGTGTGCTGCCAG ATTCCCTTGTTTGGGATCATGTCTTCAGATTCAGCTGACCCTTTCTATTGGATGAGAGTGATTCTAGCTTCTAACAGAG GCACATTGATGGAGCTGGGGATCTCTCCCATTGTCACGTCTGGCCTTATAATGCAACTCTTGGCCGGCGCCAAGATAATTGAAGTTGGTGACACCCCAAAAGACCGAGCTCTCTTCAACGGGGCCCAAAAGT TATTTGGCATGATTATTACTATCGGCCAGTCTATCGTGTATGTGATGACCGGGATGTATGGGGACCCTTCTGAAATGGGTGCTGGAATTTGCCTGCTAATCACCATTCAG cTCTTTGTTGCTGGCTTAATTGTCCTACTTTTGGATGAACTCCTGCAAAAAGGATATGGCCTTGGTTCTGGTATCTCCCTCTTCATTGCAACTAACATCTGTGAAACCATCGTATGGAAGGCATTCAGCCCCACCACTGTCAACACTGGCCGAG GAATGGAATTCGAAGGTGCTATCATCGCACTTTTCCATCTGCTGGCCACACGCACAGACAAGGTCCGAGCCCTTCGGGAGGCGTTCTACCGCCAGAATCTCCCCAACCTCATGAATCTCATCGCCACCATCTTTGTCTTTGCAGTGGTCATCTATTTCCAG GGCTTCCGAGTGGACCTGCCAATCAAGTCGGCCCGCTACCGCGGCCAGTACAACACCTACCCCATCAAGCTCTTCTATACGTCCAACATCCCCATCATCCTGCAGTCTGCCCTGGTGTCCAACCTTTATGTCATCTCCCAAATGCTCTCAGCTCGCTTCAGTGGCAACTTGCTGGTCAGCCTGCTGGGCACCTGGTCG GACACGTCTTCTGGGGGTCCCGCACGTGCTTATCCAGTTGGTGGCCTTTGCTATTACCTGTCCCCTCCAGAATCTTTTGGCTCTGTGTTAGAAGACCCGGTCCATGCAGTTGTATACATAGTGTTCATGCTGGGCTCCTGTGCATTCTTCTCCAAAACGTGGATTGAGGTCTCAGGTTCCTCTGCCAAAGAT GTTGCAAAGCAGCTGAAGGAGCAGCAGATGGTGATGAGAGGCCACCGAGAGACCTCCATGGTCCATGAACTCAATCG GTACATCCCCACAGCCGCGGCCTTCGGTGGGCTGTGCATCGGGGCCCTCTCGGTCCTGGCTGACTTCCTGGGTGCCATTGGGTCTGGAACTGGGATCCTGCTCGCGGTCACCATCATCTACCAGTACTTTGAGATCTTCGTGAAGGAGCAGAGCGAGGTCGGCAGCATGGGGGCCCTGCTCTTCTGA
- the SEC61A1 gene encoding protein transport protein Sec61 subunit alpha isoform X3, with translation MAIKFLEVIKPFCVILPEIQKPERKIQFKEKVLWTAITLFIFLVCCQIPLFGIMSSDSADPFYWMRVILASNRGTLMELGISPIVTSGLIMQLLAGAKIIEVGDTPKDRALFNGAQKLFGMIITIGQSIVYVMTGMYGDPSEMGAGICLLITIQLFVAGLIVLLLDELLQKGYGLGSGISLFIATNICETIVWKAFSPTTVNTGRGMEFEGAIIALFHLLATRTDKVRALREAFYRQNLPNLMNLIATIFVFAVVIYFQGFRVDLPIKSARYRGQYNTYPIKLFYTSNIPIILQSALVSNLYVISQMLSARFSGNLLVSLLGTWSDTSSGGPARAYPVGGLCYYLSPPESFGSVLEDPVHAVVYIVFMLGSCAFFSKTWIEVSGSSAKDVAKQLKEQQMVMRGHRETSMVHELNR, from the exons ATTCAGTTTAAAGAGAAAGTGCTGTGGACCGCTATCACCCTCTTTATCTTCTTAGTGTGCTGCCAG ATTCCCTTGTTTGGGATCATGTCTTCAGATTCAGCTGACCCTTTCTATTGGATGAGAGTGATTCTAGCTTCTAACAGAG GCACATTGATGGAGCTGGGGATCTCTCCCATTGTCACGTCTGGCCTTATAATGCAACTCTTGGCCGGCGCCAAGATAATTGAAGTTGGTGACACCCCAAAAGACCGAGCTCTCTTCAACGGGGCCCAAAAGT TATTTGGCATGATTATTACTATCGGCCAGTCTATCGTGTATGTGATGACCGGGATGTATGGGGACCCTTCTGAAATGGGTGCTGGAATTTGCCTGCTAATCACCATTCAG cTCTTTGTTGCTGGCTTAATTGTCCTACTTTTGGATGAACTCCTGCAAAAAGGATATGGCCTTGGTTCTGGTATCTCCCTCTTCATTGCAACTAACATCTGTGAAACCATCGTATGGAAGGCATTCAGCCCCACCACTGTCAACACTGGCCGAG GAATGGAATTCGAAGGTGCTATCATCGCACTTTTCCATCTGCTGGCCACACGCACAGACAAGGTCCGAGCCCTTCGGGAGGCGTTCTACCGCCAGAATCTCCCCAACCTCATGAATCTCATCGCCACCATCTTTGTCTTTGCAGTGGTCATCTATTTCCAG GGCTTCCGAGTGGACCTGCCAATCAAGTCGGCCCGCTACCGCGGCCAGTACAACACCTACCCCATCAAGCTCTTCTATACGTCCAACATCCCCATCATCCTGCAGTCTGCCCTGGTGTCCAACCTTTATGTCATCTCCCAAATGCTCTCAGCTCGCTTCAGTGGCAACTTGCTGGTCAGCCTGCTGGGCACCTGGTCG GACACGTCTTCTGGGGGTCCCGCACGTGCTTATCCAGTTGGTGGCCTTTGCTATTACCTGTCCCCTCCAGAATCTTTTGGCTCTGTGTTAGAAGACCCGGTCCATGCAGTTGTATACATAGTGTTCATGCTGGGCTCCTGTGCATTCTTCTCCAAAACGTGGATTGAGGTCTCAGGTTCCTCTGCCAAAGAT GTTGCAAAGCAGCTGAAGGAGCAGCAGATGGTGATGAGAGGCCACCGAGAGACCTCCATGGTCCATGAACTCAATCGGTGA
- the SEC61A1 gene encoding protein transport protein Sec61 subunit alpha isoform X2, translating into MSSDSADPFYWMRVILASNRGTLMELGISPIVTSGLIMQLLAGAKIIEVGDTPKDRALFNGAQKLFGMIITIGQSIVYVMTGMYGDPSEMGAGICLLITIQLFVAGLIVLLLDELLQKGYGLGSGISLFIATNICETIVWKAFSPTTVNTGRGMEFEGAIIALFHLLATRTDKVRALREAFYRQNLPNLMNLIATIFVFAVVIYFQGFRVDLPIKSARYRGQYNTYPIKLFYTSNIPIILQSALVSNLYVISQMLSARFSGNLLVSLLGTWSDTSSGGPARAYPVGGLCYYLSPPESFGSVLEDPVHAVVYIVFMLGSCAFFSKTWIEVSGSSAKDVAKQLKEQQMVMRGHRETSMVHELNRYIPTAAAFGGLCIGALSVLADFLGAIGSGTGILLAVTIIYQYFEIFVKEQSEVGSMGALLF; encoded by the exons ATGTCTTCAGATTCAGCTGACCCTTTCTATTGGATGAGAGTGATTCTAGCTTCTAACAGAG GCACATTGATGGAGCTGGGGATCTCTCCCATTGTCACGTCTGGCCTTATAATGCAACTCTTGGCCGGCGCCAAGATAATTGAAGTTGGTGACACCCCAAAAGACCGAGCTCTCTTCAACGGGGCCCAAAAGT TATTTGGCATGATTATTACTATCGGCCAGTCTATCGTGTATGTGATGACCGGGATGTATGGGGACCCTTCTGAAATGGGTGCTGGAATTTGCCTGCTAATCACCATTCAG cTCTTTGTTGCTGGCTTAATTGTCCTACTTTTGGATGAACTCCTGCAAAAAGGATATGGCCTTGGTTCTGGTATCTCCCTCTTCATTGCAACTAACATCTGTGAAACCATCGTATGGAAGGCATTCAGCCCCACCACTGTCAACACTGGCCGAG GAATGGAATTCGAAGGTGCTATCATCGCACTTTTCCATCTGCTGGCCACACGCACAGACAAGGTCCGAGCCCTTCGGGAGGCGTTCTACCGCCAGAATCTCCCCAACCTCATGAATCTCATCGCCACCATCTTTGTCTTTGCAGTGGTCATCTATTTCCAG GGCTTCCGAGTGGACCTGCCAATCAAGTCGGCCCGCTACCGCGGCCAGTACAACACCTACCCCATCAAGCTCTTCTATACGTCCAACATCCCCATCATCCTGCAGTCTGCCCTGGTGTCCAACCTTTATGTCATCTCCCAAATGCTCTCAGCTCGCTTCAGTGGCAACTTGCTGGTCAGCCTGCTGGGCACCTGGTCG GACACGTCTTCTGGGGGTCCCGCACGTGCTTATCCAGTTGGTGGCCTTTGCTATTACCTGTCCCCTCCAGAATCTTTTGGCTCTGTGTTAGAAGACCCGGTCCATGCAGTTGTATACATAGTGTTCATGCTGGGCTCCTGTGCATTCTTCTCCAAAACGTGGATTGAGGTCTCAGGTTCCTCTGCCAAAGAT GTTGCAAAGCAGCTGAAGGAGCAGCAGATGGTGATGAGAGGCCACCGAGAGACCTCCATGGTCCATGAACTCAATCG GTACATCCCCACAGCCGCGGCCTTCGGTGGGCTGTGCATCGGGGCCCTCTCGGTCCTGGCTGACTTCCTGGGTGCCATTGGGTCTGGAACTGGGATCCTGCTCGCGGTCACCATCATCTACCAGTACTTTGAGATCTTCGTGAAGGAGCAGAGCGAGGTCGGCAGCATGGGGGCCCTGCTCTTCTGA